The DNA sequence TCGGCCGTGTCACGGTCGAGGTCCCAGACGTTCTCGGCGACGAGCCGTCGACGTGGGCGCTGCCCTGTCTGCCGTTCACCGGGCCCCAGTCGGGGCAGTTCGTGGTGCCGCCGCCGGGGGCGGGCGTGTGGGTGGAGTTCGAGCAGGGCGATCCCAGCTTCCCTGTGTGGACCGGGTGTTGGTACGGGGCCGCGGACGAGCTCCCGCCCGACGCGCGCCGTGAGCTCCAGGCCGGCTCGCCCAACAAGCCCGTGGTCGTACAGACGCCGCAGGCGCACAAGCTCGTCATGAACGACACGCCCGGTGCGGAGCAGGGGATTCTCCTCCAGGCCCAGGGCGGCGCGTACATCCGCATCACCAAGGAGGCCGTGGTCATCTCGACCGGCGCAGGCGCCGAGATCCTGCTGCGCGGCAACGAAGTGACCATCAACGAAGGCCAGTTGACCGTGCTCTCCAAGCGATGACCGTGATGACCGAGATCACAGCGGTCACAGCGATGACCGCGATGACCGCGATGCACGCGACGAGAGCCATGAAAGCGACGAAGGAATACGGGGGACCACGAACCATGCCCGGGACTCTGCTCGACGCCGGTGCCGTGATCGGCTGTCCGCACGGCGGCCGCGTCGCGCCCGCCACCACATCCTCCGGCGGCGTACGCCTCGCGGGCGCCGCCGCTGCCACCGCCGCGCACAGCTACGTGGTGACCGGCTGTCCGCACACCGTGAACCGGGTGCCCTCGCCGTGCGTGACGGTCCGCTGGACCGCCGACGGCTCCGGTATCACCGTCGACGGCGCGCCCGTGCTGCTCGACACCTCCGCGGCCCAGTGCTTCTCGGCGGCCCTCGTGCCGCAGGGACCGCCCGTCGTCCAGGTCGCGCAGCGAAAGGTCACTGTCCGATGAGCCCCACCAGCCGGGGAACCAGGCCCCGTTCCGACATCGCCTTCCCCTTCCGCGCCGACCGCCGGGGCCGTACCGCGCACGCCACGCGCGGCGAGCACGTCCACGACCTCATCGAGCAACTGCTGTTCACCAGCCCCGGCGAGCGCGTCATGCGGCCCGACTTCGGCTGCGGGCTCCTCGACCTGGTCTTCGCCCCGACCAGCCCGGAACTCATCAGCACCCTCGAACTCTCCGTCCAGGCCTCGCTCCAGCGCTGGCTCGGCGACCTCATCGACGTGGAGGCCCTCGACGTGGTCAGCGAGGACAACGTCGTCCGCGTGTACCTGTCGTACGCGATACGCGCCGACGGCGCCCGACGCGACGACGTCTTCGAAGGGAGGGCCACGGCATGACCGGGACGACCACGACCACCTCCCGCCGGTCGAAGGTACGCGCCGCCCAGCTGGGCGGCATCGACGCCGTCGAGGTCGGCGACGACGGCCTGCTGCTCACCGTCACCTTCCTCGGCAAGGCCCCCCACGGCCTCGGCCCCGAGAACGTCCGCATCGACGGCGGCCGCCGTATCACCGGCATCACCGCCGTGGACGTCAGCGTGGAGCGCGAGGAGGACCCCGAGCTCGACGACCGCCTCTACGTCACCCTCGACCGGGCCGGCGACACCTCCCGCTACCGGCTCTCCCTCGTCGAGACCGACCCGTACGGACGGCCCGGCACAGAGCCGTACCGCGGCTTCGACCAGCGCTACCACAGCGCGACCTTCGCGTTCCGGCCGGACTGCCCGACTCCCTTCGACTGCAAGGAAGTCGAGCAGCACGCCCAGGACTTTCCGGCAGCTCCCGTCGTGGACTACACCGCCCGCGACTACGACACCATCCGCAAGCTGCTCCTGGACCGGCTCGCGCTCACCACACCGGACTGGGTCGAACGCAACCCCGCCGACCTGGGCGTGACCCTCGTCGAACTGCTCGCCCACACCGGCGACCAGATCAGCTACCAGCAGGACGCCGTCGCCACCGAGGCCTATCTCGACACCGCACGCCGCCGCGTCTCCGTACGGCGGCACGTCCGGCTCATCGACTACGCGATGCACGACGGGTGTGCGGCGCGCGCGTACGTCGCCGTCGAGACCGCCGGGGACCACACCCTCGCGCCGGGCACGTACCGCTTCGCCTCCGTCGACGTCCGCACCCTCGACCCGCACGACCGGCCCGAGCCGGGCACGGTCATCGACGAGACCGACCTCGGCGACCTCGACGAGCGCGGCTCGGTGGAGGTCTTCGAACCGGTCGTCACCGCCGACCCGCTGGAACTGCGCGTCGCGCACAACGCGATCCGCCTGTGGAGCTGGGGCGGCGAGGTGTGCACCCTGTCCAAGGGAGCCACCTCCGCGACCCTGCGCGACGCGTGGGTGGACCCGGAGACCTGCCGGGACCGCCGACTCGACCTCAGGCCCGGCGACGTGCTCGTCCTGGAAGAGGTCAAGGGCCCGCGCACCGGCACCCCGGGTGACGCCGACCCGAGCCATCGCCAAGCCGTCCGTCTGACGTCCGTCACCCCGGCCGTGGACCGCATCGAGGACCAGCCGGTGCTGGAGGTGACCTGGGCCGCCGCGGACGCCCTGCGCTTCCCGCTCTGCCTCACCACCCGCGGCGGCCGCGACTGTCTGCCCGTCGAGGACGTGGCCCTCGCGCGCGGCAACGTCGTCCTCGTCGACCACGGCCGCACCCTGCACGGGCTCCCCGAGACGTTCACCGTCCCGCAGGTCCCCGCCGAGGTCACCCCCTGCGACCTGCCCGCCTTCGGCTGCTACGACCGCGACGAGGGCAACGCCCCCGCCCGGCTCATCAACTCCCTCACGGAGCGCACGGAATCCGGTGACGCCCTCACCCCCGACGACATCCGCGAGCTCTTCGAGGTTGTCGGCGAGTCGGTCACCAACCGCGCCGGACTCGGCCTGGAACGCGCCGGCCAGCGCCACGAACGCGTCGTGCCCGGCACGGCGTACGCCCAGGCAGCCGCCCTGCGCACCCTCCTCGCCCAGTCCGTCTACCCGGGGATCCAGCCCCGCTTCCGTCCCGTCCTCGGTCGCGCGCCCATCGCGCAGACGGTGCCGTTCCCCGAGCCGGCCACCGTCGCGGCCGGGCAGGCCGAGCGGATCGCGGCGATCCCGGAACGGGTCCGGCAGCGCCTCGTCGAGCTGTGGCGCAGCGCCCGCGACCGGGACGGACTCTCCGAGCGGGAGATCGACGAACTCACGGTGATCTTCGGCCTGAGGATCCTGGAGCACATCGAACTCCACCGCCACCCTGTCCGCGCCCTGCGTGAACTCCTGTACCGCAGCGACCAGTTGCTCGACGCCAAGGTGCGCCGCGTCGAGGTCCTCACGGCACGTGCCCGTGCCGGCACCGTGCTCGACGGGCACATCGCCTGGGAGATCGCACACAGCTGGGGCCCCGCCTACGCGACCGGGCTGCACCCCGACGAGACGGTGCTGCGCGGCTCCGCGACCGATGCGCTCGCGCAGGATCCGCGTCACGCCCTGCCCGCCGTACGCGCCCACGAGGGCGGCTACGGTGACGGCGGCGCCGTGTGGCAGCCGCGCCGCGACCTGCTGGCCAGCGGCCCCCGCGACCGGCACTTCGTCGGCGAGCTGGAGGACGACGGCCGCCTCGGCCTGCGCTTCGGTGACGGACGGCACGGCGCGAGGCCGATGCCCGGATCGCGGCTGGCCCTGCACTACCGCCTCGGCGGCGGCAAGGCCGGCAACGTCGGCGCGGAGGCCATCAACCACCTCGTCGTCCAGGCCGACTGCGACCCGCCGCCCGCCGCAGTGGTGCGCAACCCGCTGCCGGCCGTCGGCGGCACGGCACCCGAACCCGTCGAGCAGGTACGCCAGTTGGCGCCCCTCGACCTGCGCCGCACCCGGCTGCGCGCGGTCACCGCCGAGGACTACGCGGCCCTCGCCTCCGCCCTGCCCGGCGTCCAGCGCGCGGCGGCGGAGCTGCGCTGGACCGGCAGCGTCCAGGAGGCGCATGTCGCCGTCGACGCCTACGGCACCGGCGCCCCGTCGGCCGAGCTGCTCACTTCGGTCGCCCAGTCCCTGGAGTCGTACCGGCGCATCGGCCACGACGTCGTCGTCGGTGCCGCGCGCCCGGTCCCGCTGGACATCGAGCTGACCGTGTGCGCGAAGCCGGGCCACCAGCACGGGCAGATCCTGGCCGAGCTGTACCGCGTGCTCGGTCGCGGTGTGCGGGGCTTCTTCCACCCGGACGCGCTGACCTTCGGCGAACCGGTGCGGCTGAGCCGCCTGGTCGCCGTCGCGGCGGCCGTGTCCGGCGTGGAGAGCGTCCAGGTCACCCGGCTGCAACGGCTGTTCGAGCCGGACCGAGGAGAGAAGGAGGACGGCGTGCTGCGGCTCGGCCCGCTGGAGATCGCCATCTGCGACAACGACCCGGACCGGCCGGAGAACGGCCGGCTGGCGATTTCCCTGGGAGGTGCCCGATGAGCGAGCACAGGATGACCGGGGGCACGATCACGGACGAGTGCACCTGCGGCGGTGCCTGCCGGGGCGGCCACGACGAGCGCCTAGCCCCGGCCCCCGTGCACAACCCGCCCGGCCGCACCGCCCTCGACTACCGCGTCGGCGAGTACGGCTCCTTCCTGGCCGCCCTGCTCGACCGCCTCGCCTCACCGGCGTACCCGGCCCTCAACGGACTGACCGTGCGCACCCCGGACGACCCGGCGATCGGCCTGCTGGATGCCACCGCGGTCCTCGGTGATCTGCTCACCTTCCACTCCGAGCGCATCGCGGACGAGGCCTACATCCGCACGGCCAACGAGCACCGTTCCCTGGTCCTGCTCGGCCGCCTCGTCGGCCACCGCCCGCGCCCCGGCGTCGCCGCCGCCACGCATCTGGCGTACACCCTGGAACGCGATCCGCGCGCCGAGGCCCTGCCCGTGCTGATCCCGCGCGGCGCCCGCAGCCACAGCGTGCCCGCCTCGGCCGACGAGCAGTCCCTCACCTTCGAGACGAGCCGGGACCTGACGGCCCGCTGGGACTGGAACGAGCTGAAGGTACGCCGCCGGCGCCCCTCCCTCGTCACGCCCGAGGACCTGGAGCGCCGCTCGGAGCTGTTCGTCGAAGGCACGGCGAACTCCCTCCAGACCGGTGACCAGTTGCTCTTCGTCTTCGGTGAACAGGCGGGCGGCGAGCGCAAGTTGCTCCCGGTCGCCAAAGCGCGCGTCGACCGGGAGGACGAGATCACGGCGATCTCCCTGCCGAAGTCGGCCCCGCCGTCCCTGAAGGAACTCGTCGACGAGGTACGGCGCTGGACGGCGGCCCCACAGACCCCGGGTGAGCCGGGGGACGAGCCGCCCACGCCCGAGGTCCCCAACCCCCGGCCCGTCAGCCGGCTGATCGAGGACTTCGAGGACCAGGTCCTCGCGCCGCTGCGGGACGACCTGGACGGCATCAAGACACCCGAGCGCCTCGCGGCCCGTCTCGCCGAGCCCGTCGCACGGCTCGGCGAGGCACAGGTCCTGGCCGAGCCCTACGAGGACGTGGCGGCCTGGTTCGAGCAGCTGGAGGCGGTGCTCGCCGAACTGTCCGAGCGAGCCATGGAGTTGGCGCCGGCGCAGCCTGCCGAGGGCGAGCGGACGCCGACCCTGAGGAGCAGCGTGGAACCCCGCGCCGCCGCGCTCCGAACCCTGGGCGCCGTCCTGCCCGCCCTGCGTGCGGCGACCCCCGCCCCCCGGGGCGGCGGCACCGGCATCCAGCGCCCCGGCAGCGACACCGCGCGGCTGCTCTCCGCCCTGAACCCCGGACTCGGCACCCTCTACCCGGCCTGGCGGACGGCCGCTGCCCCCGGCACCCCGCAGCTCCTTCGCGAACTGCTCGCCATGCGCGTCACGGCCGCCCCCTTCGGCGCGACGGCCCCGCTCAAGCCCGTCCAGGACGACCGCGGCCGGGTCATCCGCACCGCCGACTGGCCGCTCACGGGCGCCGTGCTGGCGAGCATGCGGGTCGTGTACGACACGGCGGGCCGGACGCCGGTCCGTGCGGAGTTCCAGTACGTCGAGGGCAGCAGCTCCGACCAGCGTGCCGAGAACCTCCCGGTCGTCCAGCCGGTCAGGTTCCCCCTCGGCACGGGCCAGGTCGAGCTGTCCGTGCGCTCCGGCCAGGACCGCGATCTCAACTGGCTCAACCGGCGGCCCGCCGACACCCAGGAGCCCGGCGTCACGGCCCGCCTCCACTCGGGCCTGCCCGAGCGCACGCTCTTCGTGTCCCGGCCGGACGACGAGGGCCTGGTCCACGTCGGGGTCCACAACGGCACGTCCGAGCAGATCGCCCTGCGGCCGAACACGAACGAGCAGTTCACCCACGGCGAGTACGAGGTCAGCCTCAAGTACACGGTGGGCACCACCGAGCCCAACGTCGAGGTCGTGATCGCCAGCAAGCCCGAGCCCCTCAACCGCCGCGTCCTCCAGCTGGACACGGTCCACACCGGCATCACGGTCGGCAGCTGGGTCGCGATCCAGCGCCCCGCCAAGGGCACCCAGGACGGCGTACCCGGCGACACCGGGCTCGCGTTCGTCACCACCCAGGTCGTCGCGGCGCGTACGGCCGCGTACACCAACTACGGCATCACCGGCCGCGGCACCGAACTCACCCTCGCCGCACCGTGGTTGGACGAGTTCGACGTCCTGCTCTCCCACATCCGCGACACCACCGTCCACGCGGCCGGCGAGCCGCTCCGTCTCGCGGACGAGCCCCTCGGCGAGGACGTCCACGGCAACGAGATCGAACTCGCCCAGCTGTACGACGGGTTGAGGGCCGGGCGTACGCTCGTCGTGACCGGCGAGCGCAGCGACATCCCCGGCACGGCGGGCGTGCAGGCCACCGAGGTGGTCACCGTCGCCGCCGCCGACCCGGCCGTCGACCCGCAACTGCCCGGCGACCACGTCCACACCCGGCTGACCCTGACCGCCGGCCTCGCTCACCGCTACCGCCGCGAGACCGTCAGGATCCTCGGCAACGTCGTCGAGGCCACCCACGGCGAGAGCCGCGAGGAGGCCATCGGAAGCGGTGACTCCGGCCGCGTGAACCAGACGTTCGCGCTCTGGCAGTCCCCGCTGACCTGGCTCGCCGACGACAACCCCCTCGGCGCCACCCCGGTGCTGGAGGTCCGCGTCGACGGCGTCCTCTGGCACGAGGTCGACAGCCTCGCCGGGCGCGGCCCGGGCGAGCGTGTCTACATCACCGGCTCCACCTCCGACGGCCGTACGACGGTGACCTTCGGCGACGGCGTCAACGGCGCCCGGCTGCCGTCCGGCCACGAGAACATCCGGGCCCGCTACCGCTTCGGCACCGGCAAGGCCGCCAACGTCGCCGCCGACCGCATCAGCCAGCCCCTCACCCGGCCGCTCGGCGTCACCCAGGTGACCAACCCGCGGCCGGCGAAGGGCGGCGCGGACGCGGACGGCCCCGGCCTGACCCGTCGCACGGTCCCGCTCGCCGTCTCCGCGCTGGACCGCCTGGTCTCCGCGTCCGACTACGAGGACTTCGCCCGCTCCCGCGCCGGCATCGGCCGGGCCTCGGCACGCGAACTCTTCGACGGGCGGCGGCGCGTGCTGCACGTGACGGTCGCGGGCACGGACGACGTGCCGATCGACGGCGACTCGGACACGCTCAGGGCCCTGCGCGGCGCGCTGACCGAGTACGGGGACGGCAGCCTCCCGGTCCGGGTGGACGCACGCGAGCTGGTCCTGCTGCTCCTCGCCGCCAAGGTGAAGGTGGCCCCCGACCACGCCTGGCAGGTCGTGGAGCCGCGCCTGCGCCAGGCACTGCTCGGCCGGCTCGGCTACGAGGGGCGGGAGTTGGGCCGACCGGTCCGGCTCTCGGACGTCCTGGCCGCGGCCCACTCCGTGCCCGGCGTCGACTATGTCGACGTGGACGTCTTCACCGGCGTCCCCGCGTCGGCCACCCCCGAGGAGCTCACCGAGATCCTGACCGAGCCCGGACCGCCCAGGGCATCGGTCCCGGCGTACCCGGCGACGTACGACGAGAAGGTTCACACGGTCCGCGCCGAGAGCGGCGAGACGCTGTCGGGGATCTGCGCCAAGTACGCCGTCCCGCTCGCCGAACTCCTGCGCCTCAACCCCGACATCACCGACACCCGGCGCCTGGCGAAGGGCCGTTCGGTGTTCGTCTTCCGCGGTATCCGCCCGGCCCAGCTCGCGCTGCTGTCGCCGAAGGCCGCGGACACCCTGATTCTGACGGAGGTCAAGTGATGTCCCCGGACGTCCAGTTCGAGACGACGACCCCGGCGACCACGTCCAGGGAGCCGGACGGGCTCGCCGCCCTGCTGCCCCGCTGGCACCTGCTGCGCGACGCCGAGGAGGGCGAGGCGCTGCGGGCACTGCTGGCGGTGATCGCGGAGCAGCTCGACCGGGTGCGCGACGGCGTCGAGCAGGGCTACGAGGACCTGTTCGTGGAGACGGCGGCGCCCTGGGTGCTGCCGTACCTCGGCGACCTGGTCGGCTATCGCACCCTGCCCGGCTACGAACGGGTTCTCACGACCGGCCTGCACGACGGCGGCCGCGCCGCGCTCGCCGAGGCGGTCGCCCCGCGCGCCGACGTGGCCGCGACCGTCGCCAACCGCCGCCGCAAGGGCACCCTCCACCTCCTGGAGGAACTCTCCGAGCGCGTCACCGGCTGGCCCGCCCGCGCCGTGGAGCTGTCCCGGCAGATCTCCCACACCCAGCCCGTGAAGCTCCACGGCGACACAGGCGTCCACCGCGGCGAGCGCGGGCGTCTCGTCGACCTGCGCGACAACGCGGCCCTCGACCTCGCGGGCGGCCCCTTCGGTGCGACGGCGCGCACGGTCGACGTCCGCCGCGCCAACTCACGCCACCGGCAGGGGGGTTGGACTCCGGCCGGGGTCGCCCTGTTCGTGTGGCGGCTGAAGGCGCACTCGCTCACGCAGTCCCCGGCGTACTGCATCGACCGCGCCCGCAACCTCTACACCTTCTCGATCCTGGGCAACGACACCCCGCTCGTCACCAAGCCGTTCCCGGAGCCGTCGCCC is a window from the Streptomyces sp. NBC_00299 genome containing:
- a CDS encoding phage baseplate assembly protein V codes for the protein MAAPSNRYLGKFRGRVVSNDDPLRIGRVTVEVPDVLGDEPSTWALPCLPFTGPQSGQFVVPPPGAGVWVEFEQGDPSFPVWTGCWYGAADELPPDARRELQAGSPNKPVVVQTPQAHKLVMNDTPGAEQGILLQAQGGAYIRITKEAVVISTGAGAEILLRGNEVTINEGQLTVLSKR
- a CDS encoding GPW/gp25 family protein, with translation MSPTSRGTRPRSDIAFPFRADRRGRTAHATRGEHVHDLIEQLLFTSPGERVMRPDFGCGLLDLVFAPTSPELISTLELSVQASLQRWLGDLIDVEALDVVSEDNVVRVYLSYAIRADGARRDDVFEGRATA
- a CDS encoding putative baseplate assembly protein, translating into MTGTTTTTSRRSKVRAAQLGGIDAVEVGDDGLLLTVTFLGKAPHGLGPENVRIDGGRRITGITAVDVSVEREEDPELDDRLYVTLDRAGDTSRYRLSLVETDPYGRPGTEPYRGFDQRYHSATFAFRPDCPTPFDCKEVEQHAQDFPAAPVVDYTARDYDTIRKLLLDRLALTTPDWVERNPADLGVTLVELLAHTGDQISYQQDAVATEAYLDTARRRVSVRRHVRLIDYAMHDGCAARAYVAVETAGDHTLAPGTYRFASVDVRTLDPHDRPEPGTVIDETDLGDLDERGSVEVFEPVVTADPLELRVAHNAIRLWSWGGEVCTLSKGATSATLRDAWVDPETCRDRRLDLRPGDVLVLEEVKGPRTGTPGDADPSHRQAVRLTSVTPAVDRIEDQPVLEVTWAAADALRFPLCLTTRGGRDCLPVEDVALARGNVVLVDHGRTLHGLPETFTVPQVPAEVTPCDLPAFGCYDRDEGNAPARLINSLTERTESGDALTPDDIRELFEVVGESVTNRAGLGLERAGQRHERVVPGTAYAQAAALRTLLAQSVYPGIQPRFRPVLGRAPIAQTVPFPEPATVAAGQAERIAAIPERVRQRLVELWRSARDRDGLSEREIDELTVIFGLRILEHIELHRHPVRALRELLYRSDQLLDAKVRRVEVLTARARAGTVLDGHIAWEIAHSWGPAYATGLHPDETVLRGSATDALAQDPRHALPAVRAHEGGYGDGGAVWQPRRDLLASGPRDRHFVGELEDDGRLGLRFGDGRHGARPMPGSRLALHYRLGGGKAGNVGAEAINHLVVQADCDPPPAAVVRNPLPAVGGTAPEPVEQVRQLAPLDLRRTRLRAVTAEDYAALASALPGVQRAAAELRWTGSVQEAHVAVDAYGTGAPSAELLTSVAQSLESYRRIGHDVVVGAARPVPLDIELTVCAKPGHQHGQILAELYRVLGRGVRGFFHPDALTFGEPVRLSRLVAVAAAVSGVESVQVTRLQRLFEPDRGEKEDGVLRLGPLEIAICDNDPDRPENGRLAISLGGAR
- a CDS encoding putative baseplate assembly protein encodes the protein MSEHRMTGGTITDECTCGGACRGGHDERLAPAPVHNPPGRTALDYRVGEYGSFLAALLDRLASPAYPALNGLTVRTPDDPAIGLLDATAVLGDLLTFHSERIADEAYIRTANEHRSLVLLGRLVGHRPRPGVAAATHLAYTLERDPRAEALPVLIPRGARSHSVPASADEQSLTFETSRDLTARWDWNELKVRRRRPSLVTPEDLERRSELFVEGTANSLQTGDQLLFVFGEQAGGERKLLPVAKARVDREDEITAISLPKSAPPSLKELVDEVRRWTAAPQTPGEPGDEPPTPEVPNPRPVSRLIEDFEDQVLAPLRDDLDGIKTPERLAARLAEPVARLGEAQVLAEPYEDVAAWFEQLEAVLAELSERAMELAPAQPAEGERTPTLRSSVEPRAAALRTLGAVLPALRAATPAPRGGGTGIQRPGSDTARLLSALNPGLGTLYPAWRTAAAPGTPQLLRELLAMRVTAAPFGATAPLKPVQDDRGRVIRTADWPLTGAVLASMRVVYDTAGRTPVRAEFQYVEGSSSDQRAENLPVVQPVRFPLGTGQVELSVRSGQDRDLNWLNRRPADTQEPGVTARLHSGLPERTLFVSRPDDEGLVHVGVHNGTSEQIALRPNTNEQFTHGEYEVSLKYTVGTTEPNVEVVIASKPEPLNRRVLQLDTVHTGITVGSWVAIQRPAKGTQDGVPGDTGLAFVTTQVVAARTAAYTNYGITGRGTELTLAAPWLDEFDVLLSHIRDTTVHAAGEPLRLADEPLGEDVHGNEIELAQLYDGLRAGRTLVVTGERSDIPGTAGVQATEVVTVAAADPAVDPQLPGDHVHTRLTLTAGLAHRYRRETVRILGNVVEATHGESREEAIGSGDSGRVNQTFALWQSPLTWLADDNPLGATPVLEVRVDGVLWHEVDSLAGRGPGERVYITGSTSDGRTTVTFGDGVNGARLPSGHENIRARYRFGTGKAANVAADRISQPLTRPLGVTQVTNPRPAKGGADADGPGLTRRTVPLAVSALDRLVSASDYEDFARSRAGIGRASARELFDGRRRVLHVTVAGTDDVPIDGDSDTLRALRGALTEYGDGSLPVRVDARELVLLLLAAKVKVAPDHAWQVVEPRLRQALLGRLGYEGRELGRPVRLSDVLAAAHSVPGVDYVDVDVFTGVPASATPEELTEILTEPGPPRASVPAYPATYDEKVHTVRAESGETLSGICAKYAVPLAELLRLNPDITDTRRLAKGRSVFVFRGIRPAQLALLSPKAADTLILTEVK